A single genomic interval of Alligator mississippiensis isolate rAllMis1 chromosome 15, rAllMis1, whole genome shotgun sequence harbors:
- the LOC109283984 gene encoding inhibin beta C chain, with translation MTGCEPKGQSVGMVPGCGHWSWAAALILLLAWLGPGGTAVGCPGCGVPTPVPGPALLELAKRQLLDRLHLSERPNVTRAVPRAAVASALRHLHPGRARLQGLLGPFAAWDGPAAEVQGYEIVSFAETDTTGTLGPELRFELSQAPARDVEIVEAQLWLPLRAPSANVTLQVMGPDGTALSTRRLAAGTGGWHTFTLPPGLHSLPSLHLALHCHGCLHPDGARLLSPGPARRPFVAARAQARARGRRVGKRSLHCAPDSALCCLQDYYVDFRAIGWHDWIIKPEGYQLNYCVGQCPLHVAGSPGMAASFHSAVLNLVKANSIAGAGHACCVPTHRQPLSVLYFDRGSNIVKTDIPDMIVEACGCS, from the exons atgaCAGGGTGTGAGCCCAAGGGGCAGAGCGTGGGCATGGTGCCAGGCTGTGGGCACtggtcctgggctgcagccctgaTCCTGCTGTTGgcttggctggggccaggcggcaCAGCTGTGGGGTGCCCAGGGTGTGGGGTGCCaaccccagtgccagggcccGCGCTGCTGGAGCTGGCCAAGCGGCAGCTGCTGGACCGGCTGCACCTGAGTGAGAGGCCCAACGTGACCCGGGCCGTGCCCCGTGCCGCAGTGGCTAGTGCCCTGCGCCACCTGCACCCAGGTCGTGCCCGCCTCCAGGGTCTGCTGGGCCCCTTCGCCGCCTGGGATGGCCCCGCCGCTGAGGTCCAGGGCTACGAGATCGTCAGCTTCGCCGAGACCG atacGACGGGCACCCTTGGCCCAGAGCTGCGGTTTGAGCTGTCCCAAGCGCCGGCCCGCGACGTGGAGATTGTGGAGGCCCAGCTGTGGCTGCCGCTGCGGGCACCCAGTGCCAACGTCACCCTGCAGGTTATGGGCCCTGATGGCACGGCACTGAGCACCCGGCGCCTGGCGGCTGGAACGGGGGGCTGGCACACCTTCACCCTGCCGCccgggctgcacagcctgccttccctgcacctggcgctgcactgccatggctgctTGCACCCTGACGGCGCCCGCTTgctgagccctggccctgcccgccGCCCCTTCGTGGCTGCCCGGGCACAGGCGCGGGCGCGGGGGCGCCGGGTGGGTAAGCGCAGCCTGCACTGCGCCCCCGACtcggccctgtgctgcctgcaggactACTACGTGGACTTCCGCGCCATCGGCTGGCACGACTGGATCATCAAGCCCGAGGGCTACCAGCTCAACTACTGTGTGGGGCAGTGCCCACTgcatgtggctggcagcccgggcatggCCGCCTCCTTCCACAGCGCCGTGCTCAACCTGGTCAAGGCCAACAGCATTGCTGGGGCGGGCCACGCGTGCTGCGTGCCCACGCACCGCCAGCCGCTCTCCGTGCTCTACTTTGACCGTGGCAGCAACATAGTCAAGACCGACATCCCTGACATGATTGTGGAGGCCTGTGGGTGCAGCTAG